Within Metabacillus sp. KUDC1714, the genomic segment GGCATTTTTTTATGGTATAGTCCGATAAGATAATAGAAAGGGGGAATGAACATGAGATTAAGTGAGTTAAGTGGAAAAGAAATCGTCGATGTTAAACGGGCAGAGCGGTTAGGAGTGCTTGGTCAAACAGATCTTGAAATCAATGAACAGACAGGTCAAATCACTACTTTAATTATCCCTTCCTTAAAGTGGTTTGGTCTAAGAAAACAAGGTCAAGAAATTCGTGTACCTTGGCAGCATATTAAAAAGATCGGGA encodes:
- a CDS encoding YlmC/YmxH family sporulation protein, whose amino-acid sequence is MRLSELSGKEIVDVKRAERLGVLGQTDLEINEQTGQITTLIIPSLKWFGLRKQGQEIRVPWQHIKKIGTDMIILDIPDEQIEKIES